The DNA window TTTCCAGCCCTGCAATATTGATATTGATGAGAGATAGCTTTTCCCGTAGACCTTTCACCTTTGCCTGCAGCGATTCGAAGGTAGCCTTTGCCTGTTGTACGGTTTTCAAGGCATTCACATTTTCGCGGGAAAGCTCCTGTTGACGGTTATATTCCGTAACAGCGTATTCCAGCTGGCTGCGGGCATCCAGGTAATCCTGTTGCAACTGGATGTAATCAATGTTTTCCAGCGTAGCCAGTACCTGACCTTTTTTGACAGGCATTCCCTGCAGCATAGTGGTTTGCCGGATAAAACCACCCATTGGTACAGACACGCTTACTGTCTGCTGCGGAGGTACATCCAGTAAACCATTCACCTTTACAGCACTGCTGATTTCCCGTTGTTCCGGAGCACCCAAAACAATACCTACAGTTTGGAACTGTTCATTCGTCAGCGTTACAGTATTGGGAGCTTCTTCGTGTTCATGTTCCTCCGTTGGTTTTTCTGCAGTTGTTTTTTTGTTCCCGCAGGAAGCCAGCACCAGACCGGACAACAGCATGATAACGGTAGCGTATATACGATATTTATTGCGTTTCATATGAGGGTAGTTTTAACGTTGATGCCCACTGAGGTAGGTAATATATAATTCAGACTGTTTGATGTCATGTCGTGTTTGCAGATATCCCTGCCGTACCGACATAACCTTTTCCAGGTTCAGAAAATATTCAGCATAGCCGATATCCCCCAGGGTAAAGGATTTGACGGTCTGCTGCTGTAACTGGTCGGCATTGGGCAAAGCCGTGGCCGAATAATAATCCAGGCTGTTCTTCAATTTTACGAACTCCTGCACAGCTTGCCGGTATTGACTTTTCAGCTGTATAACACTATTGTCATAAAACAAACCTGCTGCCTGTTGCTGTTTTTCCTCCGCCTTCACCCTGGCCTTCATAGGTCCCAGCCACAGCGGCAATGCCAGCCCTATCTGGACGCCCTGAAAGCGGTTGCTGCCAGTGGCCACTGGCGCTCCGGATGCATTCAGTGGAGTCCCAATCAACGACTGATTAAAATAACCGACTGTCAGGTCCGGCAATATACCAGCACTGATTACCTTTTTCTGTTTGCCGGCAATATCAATATCCTGCTTCGCAAAATGCAGTTGCGGATTGTCGGCCACGGCCGTGGAATCCTCCAATACATTCACGGCAGCAGCCGGAATACTCGCATCAGCAATGCTCACCGGTGTTGTACTCCCCAACAGCGCCTGTAAGCGCGCCAGAAAGATCTGTTCGTCTGCTTCATTCTGCCGCAACAGATTACGCACTTCCTGCAACCTTACTTCCGCCGCTGTTTTTTCAATCAAACGGCTCTCTCCTGTTTTATATCGCAGCGCCGCACTGCGGGAGAAACTTGTAAACAGGCTGTCCTGGCTTGTCAGCAGTACCCGCTGCTCCCGGAGATATAATAACTGAACATACACCTGTTTTACCTGAAAGATCAGATCATTTTGTGTGGCCGTTTTCTGCCAAACGGCCTTTTCCGTCTGTGCTTCATTCAACTGCTTTTTGGCTGTAAACAGCGTGGGGAAAGGAATAGTTTGTGATACACTAAAATTATTGTCATTTGCAACATAGCTGTTGTTCTGCCCATATTGCATAGACAACTGTGTTTTCGGTATCTCTGCATTGGTACGGGCCATATCTTTATAAAAAGCAACAGTAGCTGAGGTAGACTGTAGCCCTTTATTCTGTGCCAGCGCCAGTTGTACCGCCTGTTCCATCGTCAGTGGCTGCGATTGGGAAAATACCGTTATCGGAAATAACAGGTATATAATTATCCGGAAATTCATGAATTACGTTTTTTGAATAATTTTTCAGAATAGATGTACAGACAGGGCAATACCAGCAGTGTAAGCAGTGTAGATGTTACCAATCCTCCTATCACCACAGTAGCCAGCGGACGCTGTACTTCCGCTCCTGCGCTGGTGGCCAGTGCCATCGGCAAAAAGCCCAACGAAGCCACCATGGCCGTCATCAATACAGGCCGTAAACGGGTGGCCGTTCCTTTCAATACAATATTATTGAGGTCTGTAAGACCATCGTTTTTCAACCGGTTAAACTCTCCTATCAAAACAATACCATTGAGCACAGCCACCCCGAATAAGGCGATGAAACCCACACCAGCAGAGATACTGAAAGGCATACCTCTCAACATCAGCGCAAATACGCCACCAATGGCCGCCATAGGGATAGCAGTGAAAATAAGCAGGGATTGTTTGACTGAACTGAAAGTAAAATACAGCAAGGCAAAGATGAGCAACAAGGCTGCCGGGACTGCAAGTGATAAACGATCATTGGCTTCTTTAAGATTCTCAAACTGCCCGCCATAGCGGATAAAGTACCCCGTAGGTAGTTTCACTTCTTTTTCGATAGCAGCTTCTATATCCTTAACTACGCTGGCGATATCACGACCTCTCACGTTGAAGCCAACAATGATACGACGTTTGGCATCTTCACGCTGTACCTGGTTGGGACCGGTAGCCATCTGTACGGTAGCGAGTTGCTGCAAAGGCACCTGATTTCCGGAGGGAGTAGTGATATAAAGCTCCTGCACGTCCCGGATATCTTTACGGCTTTGCCGATCCAGTCTTACTACGAGGTCAAAACGTTTTTCGCCTTCATATACCAGACCAGCACTTTGTCCGGCGAAAGCAGTATTGATAGCCTGATTCACAGTCGCCACATCCAGCCCGTATTGTGCAATACGGTTACGGTCAATAGACACTACAATCTGCTGCAGCCCGCCGATCTGCTCTACATAAAGGTCCCGGGCTCCTTCGGTATGGTTAACAATACCACCTACCTTCTGCGCCAGAGAAGCCAGTATAGACAAGTCTTCTCCGAAAATCTTAATGCCTACATCCTGGCGTACCCCAGAGATCAGTTCATTGAAACGAAGCTGTATCGGTTGAGAGAAGCCAAAAGCTACACCAGGTATTGCTTCCAGGGCTTCCTGCATTTTATTGGCCAACTCTTCACGATTAGAAGCGCTGGTCCATTCTTTCTTGGGTTTTAGTAAGATGGTAAGGTCACAGGCTTCCATAGGCATTGGGTCTGTAGGAATTTCAGCAGCGCCTATTTTACCAATTACTTCTTTTACCTCCGGGAATTTTTTCAGCAGGATATCAGAAGCTTTGCTCACTTTGTCTATAGTCTCCGACAGGGAACTACCGGTGAGAAGCCTTGTTTCCACGGCAAAGTCACCTTCTTCCAATGTAGGAATAAACTCTCCGCCCATACGGCCAAACAGTATCAGCGCCGTTACAAAAAGCAGCAATGCAGCTCCCGCTACCATGCCTTTCACCTTCAGCGCACCTTTAATAACGGGATCGTATATACGATGAAAGAATGACATAATACGGTCCGCAATGGTAGGCTTTCCGGATATCTTACGGCTCAGGAAAAGCGCAGACATCATCGGCACATAGGTCAGTGACAGGATAAAGGCGCCCAGAATAGCGAAGGAAACAGTTTGTGCCATTGGCCGGAACATCTTGCCTTCTATGCCCACCAACGCCAGAATAGGCAGATAAACAATCAGGATGATGATCTCTCCGAATGCGGCTGAGCTACGGATACGGATAGCGGAGGTGTATACCTCCTCATCCATTTCCTCACGACTGAGCCTTACAGTATTATTGCCCGTCACTCTTGTGCCCAGATGGTGCAAGGTGGCTTCCACAATGATCACCGCCCCGTCCACGATCAGGCCGAAGTCTATTGCCCCCAGACTCATCAGGTTGCCGGATACACCAAACAGATGCATCATGGCAATAGCAAACAACATGGCCAGTGGTATCACAGAAGCCACAATAAGGCCGGCTCTTATGTTGCCCAGGAAAAGCACCAGCACAAAGATCACGATCAACGCCCCCTCTATAAGATTTTTTTCCACCGTGCCGATCGCTCTGCCTACAAACTCGCTCCGATCCAGAAATGGCTCTATCACCACTCCTTCCGGTAAGGTCTTACGGATCTGATCTATCCTGACTTTCACTGCCTTTACAACTTCGTTGGAGTTTTTGCCCTTCAGCATCATCACAATGCCACCAACTGCTTCGCCATCGGCGTTGCGGGTAAGGGCTCCATATCTGTTGGCGCTGCCGATCTGCACGGTGGCAATATCGCGCATCAATACCGGCATTCCGTTCGGAATGTTCCTGACCACAATACGCTCTATATCCGCGATGGTACCAATCAACCCTTCACTTCTGATAAA is part of the Chitinophaga flava genome and encodes:
- a CDS encoding TolC family protein, with protein sequence MNFRIIIYLLFPITVFSQSQPLTMEQAVQLALAQNKGLQSTSATVAFYKDMARTNAEIPKTQLSMQYGQNNSYVANDNNFSVSQTIPFPTLFTAKKQLNEAQTEKAVWQKTATQNDLIFQVKQVYVQLLYLREQRVLLTSQDSLFTSFSRSAALRYKTGESRLIEKTAAEVRLQEVRNLLRQNEADEQIFLARLQALLGSTTPVSIADASIPAAAVNVLEDSTAVADNPQLHFAKQDIDIAGKQKKVISAGILPDLTVGYFNQSLIGTPLNASGAPVATGSNRFQGVQIGLALPLWLGPMKARVKAEEKQQQAAGLFYDNSVIQLKSQYRQAVQEFVKLKNSLDYYSATALPNADQLQQQTVKSFTLGDIGYAEYFLNLEKVMSVRQGYLQTRHDIKQSELYITYLSGHQR
- a CDS encoding efflux RND transporter permease subunit, producing MLDKIIRFSIRNKLIIGILTLALTVWGIFSLTRLPVDAVPDITNNQVQVITLSPSLAAQEVERLITFPIEQTMAVIPELKEVRSISRFGLSVVTIVFHDDVDIYWARQQVNEKLGEAKTNIPPGIGTPEMSPISSGLGEIYQYVVHPAKGYEQKYDARELRTIQDWYVRRQLLGTPGIAEVNSFGGQLKQYEVALNPDKLRSYNLSIADVFNALQKNNENTGGAYIDKKPNAYFIRSEGLIGTIADIERIVVRNIPNGMPVLMRDIATVQIGSANRYGALTRNADGEAVGGIVMMLKGKNSNEVVKAVKVRIDQIRKTLPEGVVIEPFLDRSEFVGRAIGTVEKNLIEGALIVIFVLVLFLGNIRAGLIVASVIPLAMLFAIAMMHLFGVSGNLMSLGAIDFGLIVDGAVIIVEATLHHLGTRVTGNNTVRLSREEMDEEVYTSAIRIRSSAAFGEIIILIVYLPILALVGIEGKMFRPMAQTVSFAILGAFILSLTYVPMMSALFLSRKISGKPTIADRIMSFFHRIYDPVIKGALKVKGMVAGAALLLFVTALILFGRMGGEFIPTLEEGDFAVETRLLTGSSLSETIDKVSKASDILLKKFPEVKEVIGKIGAAEIPTDPMPMEACDLTILLKPKKEWTSASNREELANKMQEALEAIPGVAFGFSQPIQLRFNELISGVRQDVGIKIFGEDLSILASLAQKVGGIVNHTEGARDLYVEQIGGLQQIVVSIDRNRIAQYGLDVATVNQAINTAFAGQSAGLVYEGEKRFDLVVRLDRQSRKDIRDVQELYITTPSGNQVPLQQLATVQMATGPNQVQREDAKRRIIVGFNVRGRDIASVVKDIEAAIEKEVKLPTGYFIRYGGQFENLKEANDRLSLAVPAALLLIFALLYFTFSSVKQSLLIFTAIPMAAIGGVFALMLRGMPFSISAGVGFIALFGVAVLNGIVLIGEFNRLKNDGLTDLNNIVLKGTATRLRPVLMTAMVASLGFLPMALATSAGAEVQRPLATVVIGGLVTSTLLTLLVLPCLYIYSEKLFKKRNS